A DNA window from Bdellovibrio sp. BCCA contains the following coding sequences:
- a CDS encoding NAD(P)H-dependent oxidoreductase — MNHANIKEALEWRYATKRYDATKKISDNDWNLLKQSLQLSPSSYGVQPWKFLVIENPEIREKLKAASWNQTQVTDASHYVVFLYKPEIDPPFIQKYVDRIVEVRNVPAESLDGYKNMMIENLAKAPEEKIRVWSQRQAYIAMGFLLQTAALLKIDATPMEGLDPSAYDKILDLEGSGYKTVATVALGYRHPEDSFQNLKKVRFAEDAIIQYVK; from the coding sequence ATGAATCATGCGAACATTAAAGAAGCCCTAGAATGGCGATACGCCACAAAACGCTATGACGCGACAAAAAAGATCTCAGACAATGACTGGAACCTTCTAAAACAATCGTTGCAGCTTTCCCCCTCCTCGTACGGCGTGCAACCTTGGAAGTTTCTCGTGATTGAAAATCCTGAGATCCGCGAAAAATTAAAAGCCGCATCTTGGAATCAAACCCAAGTGACGGACGCAAGCCACTATGTAGTTTTCTTGTACAAACCTGAGATTGATCCACCATTCATTCAAAAGTATGTCGATCGCATCGTCGAAGTTCGTAATGTTCCGGCCGAGTCTTTGGACGGCTATAAGAACATGATGATTGAAAATCTGGCGAAAGCTCCTGAGGAGAAAATCCGCGTGTGGTCGCAACGCCAAGCTTATATTGCTATGGGGTTCCTGTTGCAAACCGCTGCATTGTTGAAAATCGATGCGACTCCGATGGAAGGTTTAGATCCTTCGGCGTACGACAAAATTCTGGATCTTGAGGGTTCGGGTTACAAAACCGTTGCTACAGTCGCTTTGGGATATCGACATCCTGAAGATTCTTTCCAAAATCTCAAAAAAGTCCGCTTCGCTGAAGACGCAATTATTCAGTACGTGAAGTAG
- a CDS encoding RrF2 family transcriptional regulator, with protein MVDQRFSVSVHIMTALAFHKGELMTSEQLADSIRTNPTVIRRLVAKLVEAGLLESFKGKAGGVRLSKAAKEISLKDIYTAVCDKKLIATPDKEPAKQCLVSCNMGKLLDEVVNGIEINSMNYLSNIRLSELTSKIK; from the coding sequence ATGGTTGATCAAAGATTCTCTGTCTCAGTTCATATCATGACGGCGCTGGCTTTTCACAAGGGCGAGCTGATGACGTCAGAACAGCTTGCGGATAGCATTCGCACGAATCCAACAGTGATTCGCCGTTTGGTTGCAAAGTTGGTTGAGGCGGGACTTCTTGAGTCCTTCAAAGGAAAAGCCGGTGGAGTGCGCCTTTCAAAAGCCGCTAAAGAAATTTCTCTTAAAGATATTTACACCGCGGTCTGTGATAAGAAGTTGATTGCGACTCCGGATAAAGAACCTGCGAAGCAGTGTTTAGTGAGTTGCAATATGGGAAAACTTCTTGATGAAGTCGTCAATGGTATTGAAATCAACTCTATGAATTATCTTTCTAACATTCGTCTTTCCGAACTCACTTCCAAGATTAAATAA
- a CDS encoding GNAT family N-acetyltransferase produces MIPQFLPELITSERITLRKHSLDLAEIMFRYVDEDRERLGKFLPWVAWTKGIHDERDYIEMTHRQWKDYKMFDYGVFLNDGNTYVGNVGVHTIAWDHNRCEIGYWILGKFEGKGLISEAVQALEKTLFNVGFYRIEIRCSGMNAKSGAVAERCGYTLEGRLRKHSIENGQRRDTLIYAKLRNG; encoded by the coding sequence GTGATTCCTCAATTTCTTCCTGAACTGATTACTTCCGAAAGAATCACGTTAAGGAAGCACAGTCTTGATTTAGCCGAAATCATGTTTCGTTATGTTGATGAGGATCGCGAGCGTCTTGGTAAATTTTTGCCATGGGTTGCTTGGACTAAAGGCATTCATGATGAACGCGACTATATTGAGATGACCCATCGTCAATGGAAAGACTATAAAATGTTCGACTATGGAGTTTTCCTTAACGATGGAAATACTTACGTTGGCAATGTCGGCGTTCACACAATTGCCTGGGATCACAACCGTTGTGAAATTGGTTACTGGATCTTAGGAAAATTCGAAGGCAAAGGTCTTATTAGCGAAGCGGTTCAAGCTTTGGAGAAAACACTTTTTAATGTCGGCTTTTATCGCATCGAAATTCGCTGCTCAGGAATGAACGCAAAGTCAGGAGCCGTAGCGGAAAGATGCGGCTACACTTTGGAGGGCCGTCTTCGTAAACACAGTATTGAAAACGGTCAGCGCCGCGATACTTTAATCTACGCGAAACTCCGCAATGGATAA
- a CDS encoding DUF5522 domain-containing protein, producing MDKRISELHEKACERGEDTYIDPDTGYMVFTELFHKRRGHCCQSGCRHCPYGINKKSNDEDSQN from the coding sequence ATGGATAAACGCATTTCAGAACTTCACGAAAAAGCCTGTGAAAGAGGAGAGGATACGTACATTGATCCCGACACAGGCTATATGGTGTTCACGGAATTATTTCATAAGCGCCGAGGTCATTGTTGTCAGTCGGGCTGCCGTCATTGTCCTTACGGCATCAATAAAAAATCCAACGACGAAGATTCTCAAAACTAA
- a CDS encoding microtubule-binding protein codes for MSFNYNKNKEHHSQDSFWTSYSDLFLGLSTIFLLLYVTASLRTGTEGLRNQIENQKLSMKVEELEHQLKMYESVKNDYIENQATKDEAQEYQELMDKLTLLQEDAKSEKDRLVQEALENEKKVKALNKYQQMVRNVLNSNKMAKAKIINRDDLIKEQDVEIEGQEQTITELNQDIQSKKQLIAQGENKIKETQAALQKRVNELRYAYKMNKLSKNLFEQKMAQARAENHQKVQQLANVNAQYQAQLQQASAQLGQVQGELSKTQGMLTEKEQEAKYLAGTLSKTKAESQAKMAAMSQGFAAEKAGMQAGFAAEKAGLQQGLAAEKAAAAQKLAAAHAGLMAERQAGAQKVAALQGQLSDTQGQLAKAKAEIEARKMVAGEIQRGFAKAGVKADIDLQTGDVVLDFGQAYFDSDSDRLKKEMKGVLEKAMPIYSKSLFGNPRVSDKISAVEIIGFASPTYQGRFIDPQSSKAEDKVALKYNMDLSYRRANSIFTYMLDQQNVQFDHQKELLSLMKVSGRSFLEVMKVQNRNIASAAEFCKQNDCKKAQRVIIRFSMDTKK; via the coding sequence ATGTCTTTTAATTATAACAAGAATAAGGAACATCATTCGCAAGATAGTTTTTGGACGTCCTATTCGGATTTGTTTTTAGGCTTGAGTACGATTTTTCTTTTATTGTATGTGACAGCCAGTCTTCGAACAGGAACAGAAGGATTGCGAAATCAAATTGAGAACCAAAAGCTTTCCATGAAAGTGGAAGAGTTGGAGCATCAATTGAAAATGTATGAATCAGTCAAGAATGACTATATCGAAAACCAAGCCACGAAGGACGAGGCCCAAGAGTATCAGGAGCTTATGGATAAGCTCACTCTCTTGCAAGAAGATGCGAAGAGCGAAAAAGACCGTTTAGTGCAAGAAGCACTTGAAAACGAAAAAAAAGTCAAAGCTCTTAATAAATACCAACAAATGGTTCGCAACGTTTTAAATTCTAATAAAATGGCGAAGGCGAAAATCATCAACCGTGATGATTTGATCAAAGAACAAGATGTCGAGATCGAAGGCCAGGAACAAACTATCACTGAGTTGAACCAGGATATTCAATCGAAAAAACAACTCATCGCTCAGGGCGAAAACAAAATCAAGGAAACGCAGGCAGCATTGCAAAAGCGTGTGAACGAACTTCGTTACGCTTATAAAATGAATAAACTTTCAAAAAACCTGTTTGAGCAGAAGATGGCTCAAGCTCGTGCTGAGAACCATCAAAAGGTTCAGCAGCTTGCAAATGTGAATGCGCAATATCAAGCACAATTACAGCAAGCCAGTGCGCAGTTGGGACAAGTTCAGGGAGAGCTTTCAAAAACTCAAGGCATGCTGACAGAAAAAGAGCAGGAAGCAAAATATCTCGCGGGAACTCTTTCAAAAACGAAAGCCGAGTCGCAAGCTAAGATGGCTGCGATGTCACAGGGATTCGCCGCAGAGAAAGCAGGGATGCAGGCAGGCTTTGCTGCGGAAAAAGCGGGTTTGCAACAAGGTTTAGCCGCCGAAAAAGCAGCGGCGGCCCAGAAGCTGGCAGCAGCTCATGCGGGCCTGATGGCGGAGCGCCAAGCGGGCGCACAAAAAGTGGCAGCCTTACAAGGGCAGTTGAGCGATACACAAGGACAGCTTGCCAAAGCGAAAGCTGAAATCGAAGCGCGAAAAATGGTGGCCGGAGAAATCCAACGCGGTTTTGCTAAGGCCGGTGTCAAAGCTGATATCGATTTACAAACAGGTGACGTGGTTTTGGATTTCGGCCAGGCTTACTTTGACAGCGACTCCGATCGTTTAAAAAAGGAAATGAAAGGCGTGCTTGAAAAAGCGATGCCGATTTATTCCAAATCGCTGTTTGGAAACCCTAGAGTGTCTGACAAAATTTCTGCGGTGGAGATCATTGGTTTTGCTTCTCCAACATACCAAGGTCGTTTTATCGATCCACAAAGTTCTAAGGCCGAAGATAAAGTGGCCCTCAAGTACAATATGGATCTGAGCTACCGTCGCGCGAACTCTATTTTCACTTATATGCTGGATCAACAAAACGTTCAGTTTGATCACCAAAAAGAGCTTCTTTCTTTGATGAAAGTCTCAGGCCGAAGTTTCTTGGAAGTGATGAAAGTACAGAACCGCAATATCGCTTCTGCGGCGGAGTTCTGTAAGCAAAATGATTGTAAGAAAGCTCAAAGAGTTATCATTCGTTTCAGCATGGATACTAAAAAGTAA
- a CDS encoding FHA domain-containing protein: MNTFTVTIHRKDQVLSREVNKDSFTVGRSIDCDISLNDNHVSRVHLVVSRRWNQIWIEDKNSSNGTFVNGTKIVQGTPVNVVSTDKIQLGRSEYIIVIDLKTEEVAEPVPEPEAASAEEPVLEDTVAMPPPSNAPFQAEKALHDAKRKAAQIILEGETQAEKRVQAIYQKAREAQAQAEYFYQTRMTEAHKEADAILADYQQQGRNLLQDARNMAQELREEVDMYVQGLKEKAKRDTEDIISEATLAAEKMKTEALEQGRQAAQNETDGMLRGAREEASRILEFAQLQTQETQEKLKSEKEALEKVSGELATTREMLATSINSLEETKAIELELQLKIQYEETRIKTLLEDEATRLKALYEKEDTRIKERLTEEETRVKEHRGQLQTLTQQNKTLEDAVRSLQEKQAALSMDVRDIEAKKTHLFKEYEAQKIFLNEKLEKEKSAMVKTEEERLEEMRLEMSKRLQKMERDLLDDVIRKKENLIKEIHAAVEKEIVLLMEPTQWRNISASVEEHIKEAVEGRVASLSQSSVTSAKPVDFMKKRKSEKLRWASMGLAMGALAYFVSQVVVEKVSGDQAPMQTLVQNEAKKRQEELEKRRFNPAQAEELKDSYTDAVIYTRNFPDIYTDQQFQQKLYKSASQYLLKTWRVDEDKSIQVLSTATALVKELTEKKGKIHPDFIKEGIEKMRGLETETLARMKDILGSEVRVESFRRFERNFYREEVQRRRMAQH; this comes from the coding sequence TTGAATACGTTCACAGTCACTATCCACAGGAAGGATCAGGTGCTCAGCCGTGAGGTGAATAAAGATTCATTCACCGTCGGCCGATCTATCGACTGTGACATTTCGTTAAATGACAACCATGTCAGCCGCGTTCACCTTGTTGTAAGCCGCCGTTGGAACCAAATTTGGATTGAAGATAAAAATTCTTCCAACGGCACCTTTGTTAACGGCACCAAAATCGTACAGGGAACTCCGGTCAACGTTGTTTCCACTGATAAAATTCAATTGGGCCGCTCCGAATACATTATTGTGATTGATCTTAAAACAGAAGAAGTCGCAGAGCCCGTTCCGGAACCGGAAGCGGCATCTGCTGAGGAGCCCGTTTTAGAAGACACGGTGGCAATGCCTCCGCCAAGCAATGCGCCTTTTCAGGCCGAAAAAGCTTTGCATGACGCAAAAAGAAAAGCCGCGCAAATTATTTTAGAGGGGGAGACCCAAGCCGAAAAACGCGTGCAGGCGATTTATCAAAAAGCCCGCGAAGCTCAGGCGCAAGCTGAATATTTTTATCAAACTCGCATGACGGAAGCTCATAAAGAGGCCGATGCGATTTTAGCGGATTACCAACAACAAGGCCGCAATCTTTTGCAAGATGCGCGCAACATGGCCCAAGAACTGCGTGAAGAAGTCGACATGTATGTTCAAGGCCTGAAAGAAAAAGCCAAACGCGACACCGAAGATATTATTTCTGAGGCGACCTTAGCGGCAGAAAAGATGAAAACGGAAGCTTTGGAACAGGGTCGTCAAGCCGCACAAAATGAAACCGATGGAATGTTGCGTGGAGCTCGTGAAGAGGCCTCGCGCATCCTGGAATTTGCACAGTTACAAACCCAAGAAACTCAAGAAAAATTAAAATCCGAAAAAGAAGCTCTTGAAAAAGTGAGCGGTGAACTTGCAACAACTCGCGAGATGTTGGCGACTTCAATCAATTCATTGGAAGAAACAAAGGCCATTGAGTTAGAGTTGCAGTTAAAAATTCAGTACGAAGAAACACGAATCAAGACTCTTTTAGAGGATGAGGCCACTCGTTTAAAAGCGCTCTATGAAAAAGAAGATACCCGTATTAAAGAACGCCTTACTGAAGAAGAAACCCGTGTCAAAGAGCACCGTGGTCAGTTGCAAACTTTAACTCAGCAAAATAAAACCCTTGAGGACGCAGTTCGTTCTTTACAAGAAAAACAAGCCGCTCTCAGCATGGATGTTCGCGACATTGAGGCCAAAAAAACGCATCTCTTTAAAGAATACGAAGCCCAGAAGATTTTTCTGAATGAAAAGTTAGAAAAAGAAAAATCCGCCATGGTAAAAACCGAAGAAGAGCGTTTGGAAGAAATGCGTCTGGAAATGTCCAAGCGTTTACAAAAAATGGAGCGGGATCTTTTAGATGACGTCATTCGTAAAAAAGAAAACCTAATTAAGGAAATCCACGCCGCCGTTGAAAAAGAGATCGTGCTTTTGATGGAGCCAACTCAATGGCGCAATATTTCCGCGTCCGTCGAGGAACATATTAAGGAAGCTGTCGAGGGCCGGGTTGCCTCATTGTCGCAGTCTTCAGTGACATCTGCAAAACCTGTCGACTTCATGAAAAAGCGCAAGAGCGAAAAACTGCGTTGGGCTTCCATGGGCCTTGCTATGGGAGCACTGGCATATTTCGTCAGCCAAGTGGTTGTTGAGAAAGTGTCCGGCGATCAGGCTCCGATGCAAACTCTAGTGCAGAACGAAGCCAAGAAGCGACAAGAAGAACTCGAGAAACGCCGTTTTAATCCCGCTCAAGCCGAAGAGCTTAAAGACAGCTATACGGATGCGGTCATTTACACGAGAAACTTCCCGGATATCTACACGGATCAACAGTTCCAGCAGAAACTTTATAAGTCCGCATCCCAATATCTGTTGAAGACCTGGAGAGTGGATGAGGACAAATCGATCCAAGTACTTTCTACTGCGACAGCTCTGGTGAAAGAGCTGACCGAAAAAAAAGGAAAGATTCATCCTGATTTTATTAAAGAAGGCATTGAAAAAATGCGCGGCCTTGAAACAGAAACGCTCGCCCGAATGAAGGATATTTTAGGTTCCGAAGTTCGTGTAGAGTCGTTCCGCCGATTCGAACGTAATTTCTATAGAGAAGAAGTGCAGCGCAGAAGAATGGCGCAGCACTAA
- a CDS encoding KH domain-containing protein translates to MNSTHVLKVDGLRKAFRDEVKEIIQNVLTTMLNHSEKVTVTYEVGTKTTVFKVDCHPEDYGQLLGKQGRNIEGIRRITVAMMAKYGCRAIVEVPYIKKNLES, encoded by the coding sequence ATGAATTCAACACACGTGCTTAAAGTAGATGGATTAAGAAAAGCATTCCGTGATGAAGTGAAAGAGATCATACAGAACGTGCTGACAACAATGCTCAATCATTCAGAAAAAGTGACTGTGACTTATGAAGTGGGGACAAAGACCACCGTTTTCAAAGTGGATTGTCATCCCGAAGATTACGGGCAGCTCTTAGGGAAACAAGGACGAAACATTGAAGGCATTCGCCGCATTACAGTTGCTATGATGGCTAAGTATGGTTGCCGCGCCATTGTGGAAGTACCTTATATTAAGAAAAATCTGGAATCGTGA
- a CDS encoding helix-turn-helix domain-containing protein, whose translation MASIETKYDKLMKRIAENIKKIRKSKGLSQRNMEDYGFDLRNYQRLEAGSHSPSLYTLHKLSIAFRVEISEFLK comes from the coding sequence GTGGCATCAATCGAAACAAAATATGACAAGCTGATGAAACGAATCGCGGAGAATATTAAAAAAATCCGCAAATCCAAGGGTTTGTCTCAGCGAAATATGGAAGACTACGGCTTTGATTTGCGAAATTATCAAAGACTCGAGGCGGGAAGCCATTCCCCCAGCCTTTACACTCTTCATAAATTATCTATCGCCTTTCGTGTAGAGATCTCCGAGTTTCTCAAATAG